In Populus nigra chromosome 10, ddPopNigr1.1, whole genome shotgun sequence, the following proteins share a genomic window:
- the LOC133705668 gene encoding F-box/kelch-repeat protein At1g51550-like produces the protein MATFFMAKSTPRSSNIGSSSASPIVKLADDHLFTIMLLLPVDSLISFAMTCKRFRSLTTSDTLWESICRREWGSTSVDAFKSSINTNNNQQLPWMRLYKQVSQLDSFSCHKLPDPNSDLMLPTPRASHSLNFVSDCLVLFGGGREGGRDLDDTWVAYIGKDFQRMLKWQKVTSGIPSGRFGHTCAVIGENLVLFGGINDRGMRQNDTWVGQVVLSENLGITTLSWRLLDVSSVAPPPRGAHAACCIDKRTMVIHGGIGLYGLRLGDTWILELSENFCSGTWIELVAHPSPPPRSGHTLTCIEGTGTVLFGGRGLGYDVLHDVWLLQASEDQLKWVQMLYNLQDIPEGVSLPRVGHSATLILGGRLLIYGGEDSQRHRKGDFWVLDVRKIPSIKVQSTPLNSRGLQANMWRRLKAKGYKPNCRSFHRACADHSGRRLYVFGGMVDSLLHPAEASELRFDGELFLVKFELETGAVRC, from the exons ATGGCTACTTTCTTCATGGCAAAGAGTACTCCTAGAAGCAGCAACATTGGATCATCATCAGCATCACCGATAGTTAAGCTGGCTGATGACCATCTCTTCACAATTATGCTTCTGCTTCCTGTAGATTCACTTATCTCCTTTGCCATGACTTGCAAAAGGTTCAGGTCCTTAACAACTTCTGATACACTGTGGGAGTCCATATGCAGGAGGGAGTGGGGGTCCACATCAGTGGATGCCTTCAAATCTTCTATCAATACCAACAACAATCAGCAGTTGCCATGGATGAGGCTATACAAGCAGGTGTCTCAGCTTGACTCATTTTCTTGCCATAAACTGCCTGACCCAAATAGTGACTTGATGCTCCCAACTCCCAGGGCTTCTCACTCTCTCAACTTTGTATCTGATTGCCTGGTCTTGTTTGGTGGTGGCCGTGAAGGAG GGCGAGATCTCGATGATACATGGGTGGCATACATAGGTAAAGATTTTCAACGAATGCTGAAATGGCAGAAGGTTACCTCAGGAATTCCGAGTGGGAGATTTGGGCATACTTGCGCCGTCATTGGCGAAAATCTTGTGCTCTTTGGAGGAATTAATGATCGTGGGATGCGTCAAAATGATACATGGGTGGGGCAAGTAGTACTTAGTGAGAACCTTGGTATAACAACATTGTCATGGAGGCTGCTTGATGTGAGCTCCGTAGCACCACCACCCCGTGGGGCTCATGCTGCTTGTTGCATTGATAAAAGGACAATGGTCATCCATGGAGGCATTGGATTGTACGGCCTTAGATTGGGAGATACTTGGATTCTAGAACTTTCAGAGAATTTCTGTTCTGGAACGTGGATAGAGCTGGTGGCGCATCCATCACCTCCACCTCGTTCAGGACACACATTGACATGTATCGAAGGAACAGGAACTGTTCTATTTGGAGGAAGAGGTTTGGGTTATGATGTGCTGCATGATGTCTGGCTCTTGCAAGCATCTGAGGATCAACTCAAGTGGGTACAGATGCTCTATAATTTGCAAGACATTCCTGAAGGAGTCTCTCTCCCGCGAGTTGGCCACTCAGCCACACTAATTTTGGGAGGTCGGCTGCTAATCTATGGAGGTGAAGATTCACAGAGACACAGGAAGGGAGATTTTTGGGTGTTAGATGTTAGGAAGATCCCATCAATTAAAGTGCAGTCAACTCCATTAAACTCAAGGGGATTACAAGCAAATATGTGGAGAAGGCTCAAGGCAAAGGGTTATAAACCCAACTGCAGATCATTCCATCGAGCCTGTGCAGATCATTCAGGGCGTCGCTTGTATGTTTTTGGTGGAATGGTGGATAGCTTACTTCACCCTGCCGAAGCATCTGAGTTGAGGTTTGATGGGGAGCTCTTTCTGGTAAAATTTGAGCTGGAAACAGGAGCAGTAAGGTGCTGA
- the LOC133705661 gene encoding kelch repeat-containing protein At3g27220-like isoform X1, translating into MVRSPGKQKSTKLVIVCVVLLGFGLIGDYLWASSPHFASSSYVSNRVPPKYPQSNVIIPKQEPHLADTKPQKIKVDGVHDRSLSATFADLPAPELKWEKMANAPVPRLDGAAIQIKDLLYVFAGYGTIDFVHSHVDIYNFTGNTWGGRFDMPKEMAHSHLGMVTDGRYIYVVTGQYGPQCRGPTARNFVLDTETRKWQDLPPLPVPRYAPATQLWRGRLHVMGGSKENRHTPALEHWSLAVKDGKALEKEWRTEIPIPRGGPHRACVVVNDRLLIIGGQEGDFMAKPGSPIFKCSRRNEIVYDEVYMLDDEMKWKPLSPMPKADSHIEFAWAIVNNSIVIAGGTTEKHPITKKMVLVGEVFQFNLDTLTWSVIGKLPYRVKTTLVGFWNGWLYFTSGQRDRGPDDPAPKKVIADMWRTKLKLNS; encoded by the exons ATGGTAAGGTCACCAGGGAagcaaaaatcaacaaaactgGTCATAGTTTGTGTGGTTCTATTAGGGTTTGGCCTGATTGGTGATTATCTGTGGGCATCTTCTCCacattttgcttcttcttcttatgtATCCAACCGGGTTCCTCCTAAATATCCTCAATCCAATGTAATAATTCCAAAACAAGAACCGCATCTTGCTGACACTAAACCCCAAAAAATAAAG GTAGATGGTGTCCATGATCGATCCTTATCGGCTACATTTGCTGATTTGCCTGCACCGGAACTGAAATGGGAGAAAATGGCTAATGCACCCGTGCCTCGGCTGGATGGGGCTGCAATACAAATTAAGGATCTTCTATATGTTTTTGCTGGATATGGAACAATTGATTTT GTGCATTCACATGTAGATATTTACAATTTTACTGGCAATACCTGGGGAGGGAGATTTGATATGCCTAAAGAAATGGCTCATTCACACTTGGGAATGGTCACAGATGGGAGATACATTTATGTTGTCACTGGACAATATGGTCCTCAATGCAGAGGGCCTACAGCTCGTAATTTCGTGCTAGATACCGAGACAAGGAAATGGCAGGATTTACCTCCTTTACCAGTTCCTAG ATATGCACCAGCAACTCAACTTTGGAGAGGTAGACTCCATGTGATGGGTGGTAGCAAGGAAAATCGGCACACTCCAGCATTAGAGCATTGGAGTCTTGCTGTAAAGGATGGGAAAGCATTGGAAAAGGAATGGAGGACTGAGATACCAATTCCTCGTGGAGGACCACATCG GGCTTGTGTCGTGGTTAATGATCGACTTCTCATTATTGGTGGTCAGGAAGGTGATTTTATGGCAAAGCCAGGATCACCTATTTTCAAATGCTCTCGTAGGAATGAG ATAGTATATGATGAGGTCTACATGCTGGATGATGAGATGAAGTGGAAACCTTTATCTCCTATGCCAAAGGCTGATTCTCACATTGAATTTGCTTGGGCAATTGTTAATAATTCCATTGTTATTGCTGGAGGCACCACTGAAAAACAccctataactaaaaaaatggtCCTGGTTGGTGAAGTTTTCCAGTTCAACTTGGATACACTG ACATGGTCAGTAATCGGAAAACTTCCATATCGTGTCAAAACTACACTGGTTGGATTCTGGAACGGATGGTTGTACTTTACATCAGGACAGCGAGATAGAGGACCAGATGATCCAGCTCCAAAAAAAGTAATTGCAGATATGTGgagaaccaaactgaaattGAACTCATGA
- the LOC133705661 gene encoding kelch repeat-containing protein At3g27220-like isoform X2 — translation MVRSPGKQKSTKLVIVCVVLLGFGLIGDYLWASSPHFASSSYVSNRVPPKYPQSNVIIPKQEPHLADTKPQKIKVDGVHDRSLSATFADLPAPELKWEKMANAPVPRLDGAAIQIKDLLYVFAGYGTIDFVHSHVDIYNFTGNTWGGRFDMPKEMAHSHLGMVTDGRYIYVVTGQYGPQCRGPTARNFVLDTETRKWQDLPPLPVPRYAPATQLWRGRLHVMGGSKENRHTPALEHWSLAVKDGKALEKEWRTEIPIPRGGPHRACVVVNDRLLIIGGQEGDFMAKPGSPIFKCSRRNEIVYDEVYMLDDEMKWKPLSPMPKADSHIEFAWAIVNNSIVIAGGTTEKHPITKKMVLVGEVFQFNLDTLITKILRNTLKVLSENS, via the exons ATGGTAAGGTCACCAGGGAagcaaaaatcaacaaaactgGTCATAGTTTGTGTGGTTCTATTAGGGTTTGGCCTGATTGGTGATTATCTGTGGGCATCTTCTCCacattttgcttcttcttcttatgtATCCAACCGGGTTCCTCCTAAATATCCTCAATCCAATGTAATAATTCCAAAACAAGAACCGCATCTTGCTGACACTAAACCCCAAAAAATAAAG GTAGATGGTGTCCATGATCGATCCTTATCGGCTACATTTGCTGATTTGCCTGCACCGGAACTGAAATGGGAGAAAATGGCTAATGCACCCGTGCCTCGGCTGGATGGGGCTGCAATACAAATTAAGGATCTTCTATATGTTTTTGCTGGATATGGAACAATTGATTTT GTGCATTCACATGTAGATATTTACAATTTTACTGGCAATACCTGGGGAGGGAGATTTGATATGCCTAAAGAAATGGCTCATTCACACTTGGGAATGGTCACAGATGGGAGATACATTTATGTTGTCACTGGACAATATGGTCCTCAATGCAGAGGGCCTACAGCTCGTAATTTCGTGCTAGATACCGAGACAAGGAAATGGCAGGATTTACCTCCTTTACCAGTTCCTAG ATATGCACCAGCAACTCAACTTTGGAGAGGTAGACTCCATGTGATGGGTGGTAGCAAGGAAAATCGGCACACTCCAGCATTAGAGCATTGGAGTCTTGCTGTAAAGGATGGGAAAGCATTGGAAAAGGAATGGAGGACTGAGATACCAATTCCTCGTGGAGGACCACATCG GGCTTGTGTCGTGGTTAATGATCGACTTCTCATTATTGGTGGTCAGGAAGGTGATTTTATGGCAAAGCCAGGATCACCTATTTTCAAATGCTCTCGTAGGAATGAG ATAGTATATGATGAGGTCTACATGCTGGATGATGAGATGAAGTGGAAACCTTTATCTCCTATGCCAAAGGCTGATTCTCACATTGAATTTGCTTGGGCAATTGTTAATAATTCCATTGTTATTGCTGGAGGCACCACTGAAAAACAccctataactaaaaaaatggtCCTGGTTGGTGAAGTTTTCCAGTTCAACTTGGATACACTG ATTACGAAGATTTTAAGGAATACCTTGAAAGTATTGTCAGAGAACAGCTGA
- the LOC133705434 gene encoding uncharacterized membrane protein At1g16860-like: MGSRFPSHQLSNGLYVSGRPEQPKERAPTMSSVAMPYTGGDIKRSGELGKMFDIPVDGSKSRKSGPITGAPSRTGSFGGAASHSGPIMPNAAARAAYTTSGAVSSGGTGSVSLKKSNSGPLNKHGEPVKKSSGPQSGGVTPSGRQNSGPIPPVLPTTGLITSGPISSGPLNSSGAPRKVSGPLESMGSMKNPGYAVIHNQAVTVLSQDDDFSFRKNFPKLILWSLILLFVMGFIAGGFILGAVHNAILLIVVVVLFGAVASFFIWNTCFGRRAIMAYIARYPDAELRNAKNGQFVKISGVVTCGNVPLESSFQRVPRCVYTSTSLYEYRGWDSKAANPTHRRFSWGLRSLERRAVDFYISDFQSGLRALVKTGYGARVTPYVDDSLVIDANPGAEELSPDFVKWLGERNLSSDDRIMRMKEGYIKEGSTVSVMGVVQRNDNVLMIVPPPEPITTGCQWAKCIFPASLEGIVLRCEDTSKNDVIPV, translated from the exons ATGGGTTCTCGGTTCCCATCTCATCAGCTCAGCAATGGCCTTTATGTATCAGGCCGGCCTGAGCAGCCGAAGGAGAGGGCTCCAACAATGAGCTCTGTGGCCATGCCATATACTGGTGGTGATATCAAGAGGTCTGGAGAGTTGGGCAAAATGTTTGATATTCCTGTAGATGGCTCAAAGTCTAGGAAATCTGGACCTATAACTGGTGCTCCTTCAAGGACTGGGTCATTTGGAGGAGCTGCTTCACATTCAGGGCCAATCATGCCTAATGCAGCTGCCCGGGCAGCCTATACTACATCAGGTGCTGTATCATCTGGAGGAACTGGTTcagtttcattaaaaaaatcaaattcaggACCCCTAAATAAGCATGGAGAGCCAGTAAAGAAGTCATCTGGCCCTCAGTCGGGTGGAGTAACGCCTTCTGGCCGCCAAAACTCTGGTCCCATTCCTCCTGTTCTTCCTACTACTGGTCTGATTACATCCGGTCCTATATCTTCAGGCCCACTGAACTCGTCTGGGGCACCTCGGAAGGTATCTGGTCCTTTAGAATCTATGGGGTCTATGAAAAATCCAGGCTATGCTGTTATTCACAATCAGGCAGTGACTGTTCTTAGCCAAGATGATGACTTTTCCTTCAGAAAGAACTTCCCAAAGCTGATATTGTGGTCATTGATTCTACTTTTTGTAATGGGTTTCATTGCTGGTGGTTTTATCCTTGGAGCAGTCCATAATGCCATTCTCTTAATAGTTGTTGTCGTTCTTTTTGGTGCTGTTGCCTCTTTTTTCATATGGAATACTTGTTTTGGGAGAAGAGCTATCATGGCTTACATTGCACGTTACCCAGATGCTGAGCTACGAAATGCAAAAAATGggcaatttgtgaaaatttCTGGG gtGGTCACCTGTGGTAATGTGCCCCTGGAGTCATCTTTCCAAAGAGTTCCTAGATGTGTATATACCTCCACGAGTTTGTACGAGTACAGAGGATGGGACTCAAAAGCAGCCAACCCAACTCATCGTCGTTTCAGTTGGGGTCTCAGATCATTAGAA AGGCGTGCAGTTGACTTCTACATTTCTGATTTTCAATCTGGATTGAGAGCATTGGTTAAAACTGGCTATGGAGCGAGGGTGACTCCTTATGTTGACGATTCCCTTGTCATTGATGCTAACCCGGGTGCTGAAGAGCTGTCTCCAGATTTTGTCAAATGGCTGGGAGAAAGGAATCTTTCAAGTGATGATCGAATAATGCGAATGAAAGAAGG GTACATCAAAGAAGGAAGCACTGTTAGTGTAATGGGAGTTGTTCAAAGGAATGACAACGTGCTTATGATCGTCCCTCCCCCCGAACCGATTACAACTGGGTGCCAATGGGCCAAATGTATTTTTCCAGCTAGCCTCGAGGGTATTGTTTTGAGATGCGAAGACACTTCAAAGAATGATGTCATACCTGTGTAA